In the Desulfovibrio subterraneus genome, TTTCTTCACTTCGGGGTCGTTGGCAAGTTCCTCGGCAGAACCGCTGGCGACGATTTCACCGGTATCCAGCACGTAGCCGCGATGGGCAAGGCTGAGTGCCACCTTGGCGTTCTGTTCAACCACCACGATGGTGAGCCCGTCTTCCTGATTGATCTGCTTCAGGGTGCGGAACATTTCATACATGAGCAGGGGGGCAAGCCCCATGGAAGGTTCGTCGAGTAACAGCACATCGCACTTGGTCATCATGGCGCGACCAACGGCCAGCATTTGCTGCTCACCGCCGGAAAGCGATTCGCTGCGCTGGTTCTTGCGCTCCGCAAGACGGGGGAAGAGGTCGAAGATGCGTGCAAGGTCGCGCTTTATCTCCGAATCCGGATCGTTCTTGCGGGCATAGGTTGCCAGTGTGAGGTTCTCCATGACCGTGAGGTTGCCGAAGATGCGGCGGCCTTCCGGAGCCAGTGCGAGGTTGAGCTTGGCAACCACGTCGTGCGGTTCCACGTTCAGGATGGACTGCCCCTTGAACTTGATGTCGCCGGAGATCACGCGCGGGGCTTCCGGGGGAGGCAGGCGCATGATGCTGGTCAGGGTGGTGGATTTGCCCGCCCCGTTGGCACCGATAAGCGTGACTATCTCGCCCTCGTTCACATGGAAGGTTACGCCGTGCAGTGCCTCGATATTGCCGTATTTTACGTATAAGTTTTCGATAGATAGCAGCATCAGATTGTATCGTCTCCAAGGTATGCCTTGATGACCACGGGATTCGCCTGAATCTCTTCCGGGGTCCCGTCGGCGATGGTGGAACCGAAGTCGATGACCTTGATGTGTTCACACAGGGACATGACCACCTTCATCTGATGTTCGATCATCCAGATGGTGATGTCGAACTCGGAGTGAATCCACCTGATCAGTTTGATCAGCCCCTCTACATCAGAGGAGTTAAGCCCCGCAGCGGGTTCATCCAGCAGCAGCAGCTTGGGCCGTATGGACATGGCGCGGGCTATCTCAACCCTGCGCTGCATGCCGTAGGGCAGGTTCTTGGGCCGCTCGTAGGCGTATTCCTTAAGGCTCATTGCCTCCAGCATTTCCCACGCCGTGTTGTCGATGGAAGCTTCACTTTTCTGGTACCTGCGCGTGCGCAGAAAGGCATCCCACACGCTGTAGCCCATGCGGTGGTGCTGGGATATGCGTATGTTGTCCAGCACTGTCATGTCGTGCCACAGGCGGATGTTCTGGAAGGTGCGTGCCACGCCCATGGAAGTTACCTGATGCGGCTTGAGGCCCGCAGTGGGCTTGCCGTTGAACAAGATGGTGCCTTCCGTGGGCTGGTAGAAACCGGAGGTCAGGTTGAACACGGTGGTCTTGCCCGCCCCGTTGGGGCCGATGAGCGCCAGCAGCTGGCCTTCTTCAATGCTGATATTGAAGTCGGAAACGGCTTGCAGACCGCCGAATCTCTGCGTCATGTTGGATATTTCGAGTAGTGCCATGACCGTTCCCCCTACTTGAAGCTGTAGTATTTACGCAGTTTCGGGAAAAGATCCGGCAGTTCCCTGTTGCCGAGAATACCTTCAGGCCTGAACTGCATGAGGAAGAACAGGATGAGCGGGATGATAACCCACTTCCATACCTGTGAAATCTCATAGCTGTCCGGCAGAATGCCTATGGAATGCATCAGGCTGTCGATTTCCGGAATGATGAAACGAAGAGATTCTATGAGCATGGTGAAGAGTATGGCACTGAGCACCGAGCCGCTGAGCGATCCCATGCCGCCGAGGTAGACCATGACCATGCACTCGGTGGATTTCATGATGTTGAACGACTGCGGGTTAACATAGCCGTACACGTGCGCAAACAGGCCGCCGGCAAGCCCGGCAAGGCCGGAAGAGAGCATGAATGCGGCTATCTTCATCTTGTTGGTGTTCACGCTCATGATTTCCGCAGCCACTTCATCCTGACAGATGGCGATGATGCCCTTGCCGTAGGTGGAAGACACGAAGCGGCGGATGATCCAGATGGAGAAGATGGTGCCGATGATGATCCAGATCAGCATCCACGGAATGTCTGCCACGTCGCTCATGGAATTGATCACCCGCTTCATGCCCTGAAAACCGCGCGGGCCGCCGATGATGTCCATGTTCTCGATGGCCGAGATGATCATGTAGTTGGCTGCGATGGTGATAATGGCAAGGTAGTCGCCGCGGGTCTTGAACGAGGGCAGCGCCACGATAAGGCCTGTAACGGCGGCAGCGGCAGCGCCACCGAGAATGACTACCGGAAAGCCTATCCATGCAAGGTCGGGTGGCAGCAGCGGAGCGCCGAATACCTTGTCCTTGGCAAACAGGGCCACGGAAAGGATGGAGGAGACATACGCCCCCACGCACATGAAGCCGCCGTGACCGCAGGAAAATTCACCCATGTAGCCGTTGATGATGTTCAGGCTGGAAGAGAGAATGATGTTGATCCCCATGAACATGATGACCGTGAGGATGTACTGGTCGAGAAAACTGTATTGCGCGCAACCCACCAAGGCAAGGCAGGAGAGGAATAGCGCGATGGTGAACGTGTGTTTTTGCATCGGAGTTCCTGTTTCCCGAGTTATATCTTGGTGGTCTTGGCTATGCCGAAAAGTCCTGTGGGCTTCATCCAGAGGATGACCAGCAGGATGCTGAAGGCGAAAAGGTCGCGGAACGACGAGGGCAGCACTGAGGCAACGCCGATTTCGATGAAGGCAAGCAGGAACCCGCCTATGAACGCGCCGCGAATGTCGCCGATGCCGCCGACAACGGCCGCGATAAAGGCCTTCCACCCTATCAGTGCTCCCATGTAGGGCTCAAGGATGGGGTAGGACATGGCGAAGAGCAGCCCCGCGAGTCCGGCAAAGCCCGAACCGAGAACAAAGGTGAACACAATGACCGTGTTGAGCGGAATGCCCATGAGCGGAACCGCGAACTTGTCAAATGAAACGGCGCGCATGGCCATGCCGAGCTTGGTCTTGGTCACGATCCAGTGCAGGAACAGGAACACGGCGAATGCAGCGAAAATGACGAGCAGCTTGAGGTTGGTAACGGAAGCTCCGCCGATGGTGAGCACAACCGTGTCGACCATTTCGGGGAATTTCTTGCGGCTCGCACCCAGCAGGGCAAGGTTGCCGTTTTCGAGAATAAGGCCGCACATGAGCGCCGTGATAACCACATAGAGGCGGTGAGCACCTTTGCGGCGCAACGGGCGGTATGCAACCCGCTCAAGTGTCACGCCCACGCAGGCTGTGAGCAACATGGTAAGGGGAACGGCAAGTATGACAAGCGTCCAGCCCGAAGCCACGCCACCCAGTTCGGCGATGAGCAGGGTTGAAACGAAAAACGCAATGTATGCCCCGACCATGAAGATGTCTCCATGGGCGAAGTTGATCAGCAGCAGTACGCCATAAACCAGAGTGTATCCCACAGCTATCAGGGCGTAGAAGCTACCCCACTGCAACGAGTTGATGACGTATTGCAGGAAGCCTTGAAGCAGCGTTTCCACAGGGAGGAGACCTCCTCAACAGCACATTCAGGAACTGTCGTTAAATGGTTGGTGTTGTGGTGGTGTAAAAAAGGCGGCGGGAAGAACCCGCCGCCTTATGGTGTGTGGCGGGTGGTTATTCGGGGCAGACCGATTCGGTGAATTCGAATTCACCCTTGGGGCTGATCTTGACGACAACGGCGCACTTGATGGGGTCGCCCTGTTCGTCAAAGCTCATGGTGCCGGTGATGCCTTCGAACTTCTGAATCTTGGACATGGCTTCGCGGATGGCCTTGCGTTCCTTGCGGACGTCGGAATCAACCGTGCCGGCTTCCTGAATGGCCTGCAGCACCAGACGGGTTGCGTCCCAGGTCAGGGCGGCGACGTCGTCAGGGGTGTAGCCATACTTGGCGGAGTAACGGTCGATGAATTCCTTGGTCTTGCCGGTGGCGCCTGCGGCTGCGTAATGGGTGGAGAAGTACTGACCTACGCAGTCGTCGCCGCACAGGGTCATGAGTTCAGCGGAACCCCATGCGTCGGAGCCCATGAAGGGACCCTTGTAGCCAAGCTGGCGTGCCTGCTTAACGATAAGGGCAACCTGGTTGTAGTTATCGGGAATGAAGATGAAATCGGGCTTTGCCGCAACGATGGTGGAAAGCTGTGCGGAGAAGTCCTGGTCCTTGGTGCCGTGGGATTCAAAGGCAACCACGGAACCTGCGCCCTTCTTGCCTTCCCAGACCTGCTGGAAGATCTCGGCAAGACCCTTGGAGTAGTCGTTGGATACGTCATAGATGACGGCCGCGGTCTTGGCGCCGAAGGTCTTTTCCGCAAAGTTGGCTACCACGGGACCCTGGAAGGGATCGAGGAAGGCCGCGCGGAAAACCCAGGGGCGGTCAAGGGTGGTGTCGGGGTTGGTGGACCAGGGGGTCACCATGGGAGTCTGGTTGTCGTCGCAGGTACCGCCGGCGGGTACAGCCTGCTTGGAAGAGTTGGGGCCGACGATGGCAACAACCTGATCGCGTTCGATAAGCTTGAGGGCAACGTTAACAGCGGATTCTGCCTTGGACTCGTTATCTTCATAGATAAAGTCCAGCATGTACTTCTTGCCGCCGACTTCAAGGCCACCAGCGCCGTTGATGTCTTCCTTCAGCATTTCAGCTGCGAACTTGGAGGCTTCACCCACTTTCGGGATGTCGCCGGTGAGCGGGATGTTGAAGCCGATCTTGATTGCGTCTGCCGCAAAGGCCTGAGCGGCGAAAAGCAGCACTAACAGAGCCGTAAACACGATTTTCCTCATGGATAGCCTCCTCAACATAATGATTTTGCCAAAAATGAATGTTTCCCAGTGCGATGTACTCTATCCAAAGCTGTGACTCTTGCAAACAATTTTTGGCTTGTTTCCTTTTTTGTATAAAACAAATATTATCAATATGTTATGAATTTACAAAATTGTAATAAAATATAGTGTTTAAAATCAACTCTTTACATGCTACGAATTTGTGTCTTTGCGACAAAATAGACCCGTTGACTGTGTATTCAGTTTGGTAGATATATGCTGAATTAATTGGATAATTACAAAAATGTTATCAAAAATAATGATTGACAGAATGCTTTTGGATGTTTTGGTGGTTTCATCACAGATAGTCTTTACAATTGTGTTTTCCGTCAGATTTATTGAAAATACCGCAGAGTTCACCATTGCCGCATTATAATATGATAGCGGAACAACAAAAGTGTGGGTTGTGTGTTGCTTGCCGGTTGCGCTACAACCCTTGCTCTGGTCGGATTTTGCAAAAGGAGTGTTCCGCAAAGATGAAAATACCCTTCGCCAAGCTCAGTCCCGGAGGAAACACAACCATCCTGCTCGATATGCCCGCTCCGGAAGGGGCGATGCGCGCGCATCTGGCAAACGTGCTGATGAATCCGCTGCATCTTGGCGGAGAGCAGGTCGGCTTCATGACCACGGAAGGGAGCGATGTGCCATATCTTGAGATGATGGGCGGTGAGTTCTGCGGCAATGCAGCACGTTCCTTTGCCGCGGTTCTTGTCATGCGGGGACATCCCGCCCTTGCGGGTGATGGCCAGTCTTCGCGCTATTGCGGTGAGATACGCGTGTCCGGCGCCAATGAGCCGGTCAGGGTGGATGTGGCCGTGCGCGATGTGCCCGCCGTATTTTCCGCCGACAACTCCGGGGTGCGAAAGGCGTATGACGCCTCCGTCCGGCTGGCTTTGCCGCAAAACACAGAAAGGTTGCTGCGTCATGTGGGGCCGGGGCTGGATGTGGTGACGCTGGAAGGGATCACCCATGTGCTGCTTGATGCCGCAAAGCATCCCATGCCCGCCGATCATGTTGCGGAATGTTCGCGTCTCCGTGCGTTTCTGGAGCTGGAGCAGGAAGATGCCGTGGGCTGCGTCTGGTAT is a window encoding:
- a CDS encoding ABC transporter ATP-binding protein → MLLSIENLYVKYGNIEALHGVTFHVNEGEIVTLIGANGAGKSTTLTSIMRLPPPEAPRVISGDIKFKGQSILNVEPHDVVAKLNLALAPEGRRIFGNLTVMENLTLATYARKNDPDSEIKRDLARIFDLFPRLAERKNQRSESLSGGEQQMLAVGRAMMTKCDVLLLDEPSMGLAPLLMYEMFRTLKQINQEDGLTIVVVEQNAKVALSLAHRGYVLDTGEIVASGSAEELANDPEVKKAYLGG
- a CDS encoding branched-chain amino acid ABC transporter permease is translated as MQKHTFTIALFLSCLALVGCAQYSFLDQYILTVIMFMGINIILSSSLNIINGYMGEFSCGHGGFMCVGAYVSSILSVALFAKDKVFGAPLLPPDLAWIGFPVVILGGAAAAAVTGLIVALPSFKTRGDYLAIITIAANYMIISAIENMDIIGGPRGFQGMKRVINSMSDVADIPWMLIWIIIGTIFSIWIIRRFVSSTYGKGIIAICQDEVAAEIMSVNTNKMKIAAFMLSSGLAGLAGGLFAHVYGYVNPQSFNIMKSTECMVMVYLGGMGSLSGSVLSAILFTMLIESLRFIIPEIDSLMHSIGILPDSYEISQVWKWVIIPLILFFLMQFRPEGILGNRELPDLFPKLRKYYSFK
- a CDS encoding branched-chain amino acid ABC transporter permease; this translates as MLQGFLQYVINSLQWGSFYALIAVGYTLVYGVLLLINFAHGDIFMVGAYIAFFVSTLLIAELGGVASGWTLVILAVPLTMLLTACVGVTLERVAYRPLRRKGAHRLYVVITALMCGLILENGNLALLGASRKKFPEMVDTVVLTIGGASVTNLKLLVIFAAFAVFLFLHWIVTKTKLGMAMRAVSFDKFAVPLMGIPLNTVIVFTFVLGSGFAGLAGLLFAMSYPILEPYMGALIGWKAFIAAVVGGIGDIRGAFIGGFLLAFIEIGVASVLPSSFRDLFAFSILLVILWMKPTGLFGIAKTTKI
- a CDS encoding ABC transporter substrate-binding protein translates to MRKIVFTALLVLLFAAQAFAADAIKIGFNIPLTGDIPKVGEASKFAAEMLKEDINGAGGLEVGGKKYMLDFIYEDNESKAESAVNVALKLIERDQVVAIVGPNSSKQAVPAGGTCDDNQTPMVTPWSTNPDTTLDRPWVFRAAFLDPFQGPVVANFAEKTFGAKTAAVIYDVSNDYSKGLAEIFQQVWEGKKGAGSVVAFESHGTKDQDFSAQLSTIVAAKPDFIFIPDNYNQVALIVKQARQLGYKGPFMGSDAWGSAELMTLCGDDCVGQYFSTHYAAAGATGKTKEFIDRYSAKYGYTPDDVAALTWDATRLVLQAIQEAGTVDSDVRKERKAIREAMSKIQKFEGITGTMSFDEQGDPIKCAVVVKISPKGEFEFTESVCPE
- a CDS encoding ABC transporter ATP-binding protein — protein: MALLEISNMTQRFGGLQAVSDFNISIEEGQLLALIGPNGAGKTTVFNLTSGFYQPTEGTILFNGKPTAGLKPHQVTSMGVARTFQNIRLWHDMTVLDNIRISQHHRMGYSVWDAFLRTRRYQKSEASIDNTAWEMLEAMSLKEYAYERPKNLPYGMQRRVEIARAMSIRPKLLLLDEPAAGLNSSDVEGLIKLIRWIHSEFDITIWMIEHQMKVVMSLCEHIKVIDFGSTIADGTPEEIQANPVVIKAYLGDDTI